The window AGCTGGCCGTGCTCCGGCGAGATGACCAGACAGGGTGCGGCGACGCAGATGACGGCGCCGTGCACGGGCGGCAGTTCGGGCCGGCGGGCGGCGGGCACGCCGGGCGGGTGGGGAGGTGCGGGGTGAGACATGTGTCGCCTTGTCTGCGCTCCGGTCGGTTCACCTGGGCGGCGTGGCCGGGCCCGCACCACCCCCCAGCTGAACGCCCCCACCCCTGCCGGGGTCACGGCCCCCGCCGCCGACCGGGCGCACCCGGGGCGGAGCGTGCGCCGCGATGCCAGGCCCAGGGCGGTCCGGAGAAGCCGTACCGGACCACCGTGCAAGGGCCGGCGCGCGTTCACTGTTCGCTCCCCGCGGTGCGGCGGGACCCGCGGCGGGGCGCCGTCCGACCGCGTCGGCCGGGAGGACGCGTGGTGGCCGAGGAGCGCCCCCGCCGGGGCTCCCGGCGGCGCCGCTCCTCCCGCAGGCACTCCCGCAGCCCCTCGGGGTCGATGCCCTCGTTGCACGCGTGGTGGAGCAGCTGGGCGAAGCGGTATTCGGCGTCGGCGCGCAGGGCCAGGCCGAACGCGATCCGGGCCGTCGGCTCGTCCCCGGTGGACCAGGAAACCCAGCCGGCGAGGGTGAGCGGGGCCGCGGCGTGCTCGCCGTAGGCCCCGACGCAGCGCCGGGCGAGGGCCCGCCACAGCCGCAGGGCGGGGGCCGCCTCCTCGTCCTCCATCCACTCGGCCGCGACGTCCCGGATCTCGCGGTCCTGCAGGCCGAGGATCAGCGAGGCGGCCTCGTCGTGGCCGAGCAGTGCGTCGTCCCAGTCGTCGGCGTCGGAACCGCCCTCGACGGGCGGCGCCAGCGTCAGGCGCCGCATCAGTGCCTGCGCCAGGCCGATGGTCTCGGCGCCGACCTCCTCCCGCGTCGCCCCGTCGAGGATCCTGGGCATCAGGGCGGCGGCCGCCCGGTCCAGGGCCCGTTCCGCCTCCTCGGCCACGGCCCCGCGCAGTGGTGCCAGCCTGCCCTCGATCTCCCGGAGCGAGCCCCGGACCTGGAGCCCTGCGAAGGTCGCCGCCGCGGCCATCACCGAGGTGCCGACAGCGGCCAGCCGACTGCCCTCCGCCGGGCAGCACCGCTCGTCGGGGCAGACGTAGGACCAGAACCGTCCCGCAGAGAGGCACAGCGCCTCCAGCACCGGCACGTCCAGGGCGCCGCAGGCCAGCCGGATCCGCTGGGCGAGCGGCCGCAGCCGGGTCATCACCCGCTGGCCGCTCTCCTCTCCGAGCGGTTCCTGGCAGAGGTAGACGACGATGCCGTCCGGCTTGTCGCCGCGCCGTTCGCTGCCCCGGATCAGGCAGTCGGCGACCTGTCGGGCGGTGTCCTCCCATTCCGCGGGCGTGCCGGGAATGCCGACGCGGAGCCGGCCGCCGAAGCGGCCGCCCTCGCCGTGCACGGCGACCATGACGAGGGAGTCGGTCGGGTGGAATCCGAGCATGTAGGGCAGCGCGTCGGCCAGTTCGGCCGGGCTGCGCAGGGTGATCTGGGGTCCGGTGCCGGCTCCGGCCGGGCTGATGGAGGGCCGGTCGGACGGGTTGCGTGATGCGTGGTTGTTCGTCATGCCACGAAGGTCCCGTGCATGATCCGATCCGGAAAGCCCTGTGGATAACTGTTGATGCTTGAATTTCCACAGGGCCGGAGCCGCATTGGCGCGATGTCCGAGGCATCGGGTTGCATGGGGGCATGAACGCAGACCTGAGGTCCTCGGCCGACTCCGTACTAGCCCGGCTCGTGGGCGACCCCACGGGCACCGCCCGGCTGCGCGAGGACCAGTGGCGGGCGATCGAGGCCCTCGTCGCACACAAGCGACGGGCCCTCGTGGTGCAGCGCACGGGCTGGGGCAAGTCCGCGGTGTACTTCGTCGCCACCTCGCTGCTGCGGGCGAGCGGCGCAGGCCCCACCGTGATCGTCTCCCCGCTCCTCGCGCTGATGCGCAACCAGGTCGAAGCCGCGGCCCGGGCCGGAATCCGCGCCCGCACCATCAACTCCGCCAACCCCGAGGAGTGGGAGGGGATCCAGGCCGAGGTCGCGGCGGGCGAGGTGGACGTCCTGCTGGTGAGCCCCGAGCGGCTGAACAACCCCGACTTCCGCGACCAGGTCCTCCCCAAGCTCTCCGCCGCCACCGGCCTGCTCGTGGTGGACGAGGCCCACTGCATCTCCGACTGGGGACACGACTTCCGCCCCGACTACCGCCGGCTGCGCACCATGCTGGCCGACCTGCCGCCGGGCGTGCCCGTCCTCGCCACGACCGCCACGGCCAACGCCCGCGTGACCGCCGACGTCGCCGAACAGCTGGGCACCGGAGCCGGCACGGACGCGCTGGTGCTGCGTGGCCCCCTGGACCGCGAGAGCCTGAGCCTGGCGGTGCTGACCCTGCCCGACGCGGCGCACCGGCTGGCCTGGCTCGCCGACCACCTCGGGGAGCTGCCGGGCTCCGGGATCATCTACACGCTGACCGTGGCGGCGGCCGAGGAGGTCACCGCCTATCTGCGCCACCGCGGCCACACGGTGACCTCGTACACCGGCAAGACGGAGAACGCCGACCGGCAGCAGGCCGAGGACGACCTCCAGGCGAACCGGGTCAAGGCGCTGGTGGCCACCTCAGCCCTCGGGATGGGCTTCGACAAGCCCGACCTGGGATTCGTGGTGCACCTGGGCTCGCCCTCCTCCCCCATCGCCTACTACCAGCAGGTCGGCCGCGCCGGCCGTGGAGTGGAGCACGCGGAGGTCCTGCTCCTCCCCGGCCGGGAGGACGAGGCGATCTGGCAGTACTTCGCCTCGGTGGCCTTCCCGCCCGAGGAGCAGGTGCGCCGAACCCTCGATGTCCTGGCCCAGGCGGGCCGGCCGATGTCGCTGCCCGCCCTGGAACCGCTGGTCGATCTGCGCCGCACCCGGCTGGAGACCATGCTCAAGGTCCTCGACGTCGACGGCGCCGTGCACCGCGTCAAGGGCGGCTGGACCTCGACGGGCGAGCCGTGGGCCTACGACGCCGAGCGCTACGCCTGGGTGGCTCGCCAGCGGGCTACGGAACAGCAGGCCATGCGTGACTACGCGTCGGCCACCGAATGCCGCATGGAGTTCCTGCGCCGCCAGCTCGACGACGAGGAGGCCGCGCCCTGCGGCCGCTGCGACAACTGCGCCGGAGCCCGGTTCACCGCGGAGGTCTCCACCACCGCACTGGACACTGCGCGCGGCGAACTCGGCCGCCCGGGCGTGGAACTGGAGCCGCGCAAGATGTGGCCGACCGGGCTCGTGGCGGTCGGCGTCGACCTCAAGGGGCGCATCCCCGCCGGAGATCAGGCTTCGACGGGCCGGGCGCTGGGTCGCCTGTCCGACATCGGCTGGGGCAACCGGCTGCGCCCGATGCTCGCCCCGCAGGCTCCGGACCAGCCGGTTCCGGACGACGTCGTGCAGGCCGTGGTCGCGGTGCTCGCCGACTGGGCCCGAGGCCCCGGCGGCTGGGCCTCGGGGGCGCCGGACGCCCCGGCCCGGCCGGTGGGCGTGGTCGCGCTGCCCTCGCGCAGCCGCCCCCAGCTGGTCGGTTCGCTGGCCGCGCGGATCGCGGAGGTCGGGCGGATGCCCCTGCTCGGCACGGTCGCGTACACCGACCAGGCCCCGGAGTTCGGTTCGGCGGCCTCGAACAGCGCCCAGCGCGTCCGCGGGCTCCACCAGTCCCTGACCGTGCCCCCGGCGCTGGCCGAGACACTGGCGGAGGCTGCGGGCCCGGTGCTCCTCGTGGACGACCGCGCGGAGAGCGGGTGGACCCTCGCCGTGGCCGCCCGACTGCTGCGGCGCGCGGGTGCGAAGGGGGTGTTCCCACTGGTGTTGGCGCTCCAGGGCTAGCCGAATGCGTCATCCTCGGCGTGGCGGGGCAAGGATATGAACGGCATACCGGCGAATTCCGGTCTGCGGCGCCAATTGCTCGTTGCCGCACACTCCGAAGCCACGCGAGAATTGGAGTGCTCCCGCTCGGCTCCCCGGCACTCCTGGGCCGTGCTGCGGCGCGCCCTGACTCCAGCCGTGCCCGTCCGCGGGTGTGTACCCGAAGGGAGGACCGTGACCTTCGGATTCGCGCCGCCCTCGACCACGTCCCTGGCAACGGCCACCGGCGGCGCCAGCCGCCACGGCAGGCTGCTGGAACCTGCGGAATGGACGGCGGCGGGCATCCCCCTGCTCCGCAATCCGCGCGAGGTCGTCAGCGGCCTGCACTCCCGGCACAGCCCCGTGCCCTCGACCGCGGTCATCGCCGTGCTCGGACCGGAGGAGCAACTCGTGGCGAGCGCCTCCTTCGTACAGCGGTCGACCTCGGCCGACGGCTGGGAGTACCGCAACGCCCTGCTCTCCCGGCTGCGCCGGGTCCTCCCGCACGACCTGCGGCGACGGACCCCGGTGCGGACGGCGGTGCTGCTCTACTGCCGTGAAGGCGACGAGCGGTGGACCGAGGAGGACGGTGCCTGGATGTGGGGGCTGCGGGACGCCTGCACCCTGCACGGGCTGCGCTGCGGCGCGTACATCACGCTGACCCGTGACGGCTGGCAGGTGCTGGGCGAGGGCCGTGGCGGCAGACGTCCCAGCTCGCACTCGCGGCCGCAGCGCCTCGGCGACACCGCGGCCGAGTTCTCCCCGCTCGCCCTGCACACCGGCGGCGGCGCGGGCGATGCCCTGCGCCGGACCGCCGCGCGCTGACCTTCGTACGCGGGGCACAGCACGGGGTGCTCGCGGGCAGGCCTCACGGCCGTACACCCGGGACCGGGCGTACGGCGGATCAGGCCTCGGACATCGGCTCGGGCTCCGGCTCAGACCGCAGAGCGGGCTCGGCTCGGACCCGGCCACGACTGCAGCACGGGTTTCGGCCCGGGCTTCAGCGGGGCCGGCACCAGGCCCGCCCCGCCCCTCGCCCGTGCCGGGGTACAGGGCGTCAGACGCCCGCACCCAGCACGGAGTTGACCTGCTGCGGGTCACCGCACACGATCAGCAGCGCACCCGCCCGGGTGAGTGCGACCGGCAGGGCGCCCGCGACGGTCTCGGTCGCTCCGCCGTTGGCCGCGAAGACCACGACGGGACGGCCGGTGGCGCGCTGGACCTGCGCCGCGTCCGCGTAGAAGACGTCGTCCGCGGCGTCGTGCAGGGCCCAGTAAGCGGCCTCGCCGAAGGACAGCTCGTGCGCGGCCCACGGGTGCGGGTCGCCACTGGTGAGCACCAGGATGTCGCCGGGCGCGCGCCCGGTGTCGAGCAGCAGGTCTACGGCCTCTTCGGCCGCGTCCAGCGCGCCCTCGGCGGAGGCCGGGATCAGCTGGATCTGCGGCACCGCCGCGGAGACGGACGGTGCGGTGGGAGCAGCGGCAGGGGCTGCGGGAACGGGTCCGGGGGTGACCTGCGGCGCACGCTGCGCGGGCGATGCGGGCCGGGCGGGACCGGGGCGACCGGGCCGCGGTACGGCGGCGGGACGCGGACCAGGTACAGGGCGGGGGGTCTGCGCGGTGCGGCTCGCGGCCGGCGTGACGCGGGGACCCTGGGCACTCTCGTGAATCTGAGGCTCCTCGATGGCGTGGGTGAGAGGCGTGAGTTGCTGTCTATCAAACACCGGTACGAAACGTACCGGCCGGTGGCACATGGGTGCGATCAGAAATCGAAGCCGAGTTGGCCTCCGTTTTCCAGCTCCATCGATTCCTCGCTGCGGCGCACCTTCTTGAGGTGACGCCACCGCGGCAGCGCGTCGAGGTACGACCACGAGAGCCGGTGGTAGGGGGTGGGCCCCCGTTCCTCCAGCGCCGCCCGGTGCACGGGCGAGGGATATCCGGCGTTGGCGGCGAAAGCGAAGTCTTCGATTCCGCCGCCCTGTTCACCGAGTTCGGCCATCATGCGGTCGCGTCGGACCTTGGCGATGACCGAGGCCGCGGCGACGGCGATGCAGGACTGGTCGCCCTTGATCACCGTACGGACCCGCCAGGGCGAGCCGAGATAGTCGTGCTTGCCGTCGAGGATCACCGCGTCGGGCCGCACCGGCAGGGCGCCCAGGGCGCGCTCCGCCGCGAGCCGCAGGGCGGCGGTCATCCCCAGTTCGTCGATCTCCTCGGGCGAGGAGTGCCCGAGCGCGTACGCGGTGACCCAGCTCTCCAGGGCGTCGAGCATGGCATCGCGCCGCTTGGCGGTGAGCAGTTTGGAGTCGGTGAGCCCGGCGGGCGGCCGGCGCAGGCCGGTGATCGCCGCACACACGGTGACGGGTCCGGCCCAGGCCCCTCGTCCGACTTCGTCGACCCCGGCGATGACCTTGGCGCCGGTGGTTGCACGGAGGGAGCGTTCGACGGTGTGAGTGGGTGCTTCGTACGGCATGGCGCCAGCAAGGTTACGCCGCCCTGAGCCAACTGCACACCCCCGCCCGGGTCCGACGCCCCTCCGAACCGGCACGGCCGCCGCCCCGCGCACCCCGCACCACCCCCGCCGCGTCTCACACCCTGAGCAGCGGCACCCTCACCTCGTCGATCGGCTCCGCGATCTCCGCATCCCTCTATTCGCTACCGCACATCTTGGCGCGGTACATCAGCGTCGCCGGAATGACATCCACGACAAACGGACTACTC of the Streptomyces sp. NBC_01294 genome contains:
- a CDS encoding RecQ family ATP-dependent DNA helicase; its protein translation is MNADLRSSADSVLARLVGDPTGTARLREDQWRAIEALVAHKRRALVVQRTGWGKSAVYFVATSLLRASGAGPTVIVSPLLALMRNQVEAAARAGIRARTINSANPEEWEGIQAEVAAGEVDVLLVSPERLNNPDFRDQVLPKLSAATGLLVVDEAHCISDWGHDFRPDYRRLRTMLADLPPGVPVLATTATANARVTADVAEQLGTGAGTDALVLRGPLDRESLSLAVLTLPDAAHRLAWLADHLGELPGSGIIYTLTVAAAEEVTAYLRHRGHTVTSYTGKTENADRQQAEDDLQANRVKALVATSALGMGFDKPDLGFVVHLGSPSSPIAYYQQVGRAGRGVEHAEVLLLPGREDEAIWQYFASVAFPPEEQVRRTLDVLAQAGRPMSLPALEPLVDLRRTRLETMLKVLDVDGAVHRVKGGWTSTGEPWAYDAERYAWVARQRATEQQAMRDYASATECRMEFLRRQLDDEEAAPCGRCDNCAGARFTAEVSTTALDTARGELGRPGVELEPRKMWPTGLVAVGVDLKGRIPAGDQASTGRALGRLSDIGWGNRLRPMLAPQAPDQPVPDDVVQAVVAVLADWARGPGGWASGAPDAPARPVGVVALPSRSRPQLVGSLAARIAEVGRMPLLGTVAYTDQAPEFGSAASNSAQRVRGLHQSLTVPPALAETLAEAAGPVLLVDDRAESGWTLAVAARLLRRAGAKGVFPLVLALQG
- a CDS encoding ribonuclease HII, whose product is MPYEAPTHTVERSLRATTGAKVIAGVDEVGRGAWAGPVTVCAAITGLRRPPAGLTDSKLLTAKRRDAMLDALESWVTAYALGHSSPEEIDELGMTAALRLAAERALGALPVRPDAVILDGKHDYLGSPWRVRTVIKGDQSCIAVAAASVIAKVRRDRMMAELGEQGGGIEDFAFAANAGYPSPVHRAALEERGPTPYHRLSWSYLDALPRWRHLKKVRRSEESMELENGGQLGFDF
- a CDS encoding DUF4192 domain-containing protein; translated protein: MTNNHASRNPSDRPSISPAGAGTGPQITLRSPAELADALPYMLGFHPTDSLVMVAVHGEGGRFGGRLRVGIPGTPAEWEDTARQVADCLIRGSERRGDKPDGIVVYLCQEPLGEESGQRVMTRLRPLAQRIRLACGALDVPVLEALCLSAGRFWSYVCPDERCCPAEGSRLAAVGTSVMAAAATFAGLQVRGSLREIEGRLAPLRGAVAEEAERALDRAAAALMPRILDGATREEVGAETIGLAQALMRRLTLAPPVEGGSDADDWDDALLGHDEAASLILGLQDREIRDVAAEWMEDEEAAPALRLWRALARRCVGAYGEHAAAPLTLAGWVSWSTGDEPTARIAFGLALRADAEYRFAQLLHHACNEGIDPEGLRECLREERRRREPRRGRSSATTRPPGRRGRTAPRRGSRRTAGSEQ